Proteins encoded in a region of the Macaca mulatta isolate MMU2019108-1 chromosome X, T2T-MMU8v2.0, whole genome shotgun sequence genome:
- the LUZP4 gene encoding leucine zipper protein 4, whose amino-acid sequence MASFQKLTLPEKVSPNRPSRKKVNFLDMSLDDIIIYKELEGTNAEKEEKSKRQNHSKKESSSRQQSNTHGYCHQRGYSRFRSNSEERNHDKKTSQEPSGFKSGQHPLNEQPLIEQEKCNDNYEAQAEKNQGQSEGNQHQSEGNPDKSEESQGQPEENHHSERSRNHLERSYYHLERSQGQLKIYHAQSERSHSQSKRSHGQSERSHGQSKRSHGQLERSHGHSKRSHIQGDLVVTQNDLLVTQRDLIATQRDLIATQKDLIATQRDLIVTQRDLMATERDLMVSQGDLMANQRDIRDTQQVKIQ is encoded by the exons ATGACATTATAATCTATAAAGAGTTAGAAGGGACAAAtgctgaaaaagaagaaaagagtaaaCGACAGAACCATAGTAAAAAGGAATCGTCTTCAAGACAGCAATCAAATACTCATGGATATTGCCATCAGAGAG gctACTCAAGATTCAGAAGCAACTCTGAGGAAAGAAATCATGATAAAAAAACATCCCAAgaaccttctggattcaagtctGGACAACACCCTTTAAATGAGCAGCCTTTAATTGAACAG GAGAAGTGCAATGACAATTATGAGGCCCAAGCAGAGAAGAATCAAGGCCAATCAGAGGGGAATCAGCATCAATCAGAAGGAAATCCGGACAAATCAGAAGAATCTCAGGGCCAACCAGAAGAAAATCATCATTCTGAGCGATCCCGAAACCACTTAGAGAGATCTTATTATCATTTAGAGAGATCTCAAGGGCAACTAAAGATATATCATGCCCAATCTGAGAGATCTCACAGCCAATCCAAGAGATCTCATGGTCAGTCTGAGAGATCTCATGGCCAATCAAAGAGATCACATGGTCAATTAGAGAGATCTCATGGTCACTCCAAGAGATCTCATATCCAGGGAGATCTTGTGGTCACTCAGAATGATCTCCTGGTCACTCAGAGAGATCTCATAGCCACTCAGAGAGATCTCATAGCCACTCAGAAAGATCTCATAGCTACTCAGAGAGATCTCATAGTCACTCAGAGAGATCTCATGGCCACTGAGAGAGATCTCATGGTCAGTCAGGGAGATCTCATGGCCAATCAGAGAGACATCAGAGATACTCAACAGGTAAAAATACAGTGA